A part of Rhodohalobacter barkolensis genomic DNA contains:
- a CDS encoding heavy metal translocating P-type ATPase — translation MAHSHSNGSREIWLTVICAVTLILGILSEHTALLPGNIAIYFYLLSYASGGYQGLIETFESLRRFELNIDFLMIAAALGAAILGEWIEGATLLFLFSLSGALETYALGKSRNAIHSLLELRPSQGLRRSEDGSEKLIPIEELKVGDIVIVKPGEHIPIDGKVVKGQTTVDQAAITGESIPVAKEVGDSVFAATLNENGVIELEVTKPAKDTTVSKIIDLVESAQKNKAKTQRFLEKFEPRYAITVISAVILLILIPWLMFGQDFDPTFYRAMTVLVVASPCALIISTPASIISAIANGAKSGILFKGGVHVEQTVEIDTIAFDKTGTLTQGKPAVVDVISYNSDSKSFETEGESVNNLLALAAGSEMHSEHHLAEAIVNKANDLDVKPYSVDDMQATPGQGVEAKWDNKTVSVGNLKMFESQLEQWDKEIRDKAAELRKEGKTVVFVAIDHHPAGLISLADQIRPDSKKTLEQLKKTGIKKIAMLTGDNRGVAEAIAKELGIDEVHADLLPEQKVEVIEQLKKSGTVAMIGDGVNDAPALATSHLGIAMGAAGTDVALETADIVLMGDDLSKLPYLLLLSRKAKKVVWQNIIFSLAVIVMLLFGVFLIDLPLTLGVIGHEGSTLLVVLNGLRLLKRGDMLPDET, via the coding sequence ATGGCTCACTCACATTCCAATGGTTCAAGAGAAATTTGGCTTACAGTTATCTGCGCTGTCACACTCATTTTAGGCATACTTTCTGAGCATACAGCTCTGCTTCCGGGAAACATTGCTATCTATTTCTATCTTTTATCCTATGCTTCCGGGGGCTATCAGGGTTTGATAGAAACTTTTGAAAGTCTTCGAAGATTTGAGCTCAACATCGATTTTTTAATGATTGCCGCTGCGTTGGGAGCTGCAATTCTTGGTGAATGGATTGAAGGCGCTACACTTCTTTTCCTCTTCTCCCTCAGTGGCGCCCTTGAAACTTACGCTCTTGGGAAAAGCCGGAACGCCATTCACTCACTCCTTGAACTTCGTCCTTCGCAGGGCCTTCGAAGAAGTGAAGATGGATCGGAAAAACTCATTCCCATAGAGGAATTGAAAGTGGGTGACATTGTTATCGTCAAACCGGGCGAGCATATCCCGATTGATGGAAAAGTTGTTAAAGGTCAGACTACCGTCGATCAAGCTGCCATCACAGGCGAGAGTATTCCGGTTGCAAAAGAAGTTGGAGATTCCGTCTTTGCAGCTACTTTAAATGAAAATGGTGTTATTGAGCTGGAAGTCACCAAGCCGGCAAAAGATACCACCGTTTCAAAAATTATTGACCTGGTGGAGAGCGCACAGAAGAACAAGGCAAAAACGCAGCGTTTTCTGGAAAAATTTGAACCCCGCTACGCTATCACGGTGATTTCAGCCGTTATTCTGCTCATTCTCATTCCCTGGCTAATGTTTGGTCAGGATTTTGATCCCACTTTCTACCGGGCAATGACCGTTCTGGTTGTGGCCTCACCCTGTGCACTGATTATCAGTACCCCGGCTTCCATTATATCCGCAATTGCCAACGGTGCCAAGAGCGGTATTCTCTTTAAGGGTGGTGTTCACGTAGAACAAACTGTAGAAATTGATACCATCGCTTTCGACAAAACAGGAACCCTTACTCAGGGGAAACCCGCTGTGGTGGATGTGATATCCTACAATTCAGACTCCAAATCATTCGAAACTGAGGGAGAGTCTGTCAATAATCTTTTGGCACTTGCAGCCGGATCAGAAATGCACTCCGAGCACCACCTTGCTGAAGCCATTGTAAACAAAGCGAATGATCTTGATGTAAAACCCTACAGTGTGGATGATATGCAGGCTACACCCGGTCAAGGCGTTGAGGCAAAATGGGATAACAAAACCGTGTCTGTAGGTAATCTTAAAATGTTTGAGTCTCAGCTCGAACAATGGGACAAAGAGATCCGGGATAAAGCTGCAGAATTGCGAAAAGAGGGGAAAACCGTTGTTTTTGTAGCCATAGATCATCATCCTGCAGGATTAATTTCGCTCGCCGATCAGATCCGGCCTGATTCAAAAAAAACTTTGGAACAACTTAAAAAGACGGGAATTAAGAAAATAGCAATGCTTACCGGCGACAATCGCGGAGTTGCCGAAGCGATCGCTAAAGAACTTGGTATTGACGAAGTTCACGCCGATCTGCTCCCGGAACAAAAGGTGGAAGTCATTGAGCAGTTAAAAAAATCCGGGACAGTTGCCATGATTGGTGATGGAGTAAATGATGCACCTGCCCTGGCCACCAGCCATTTAGGTATTGCCATGGGTGCAGCCGGTACCGATGTTGCCCTCGAAACTGCCGATATTGTATTGATGGGTGATGATCTCAGCAAACTGCCCTATTTGCTGTTACTCTCCAGAAAAGCCAAAAAAGTAGTGTGGCAGAATATCATCTTTAGTCTTGCCGTCATCGTAATGCTATTGTTTGGTGTGTTTTTAATCGACCTGCCACTCACGCTTGGAGTCATCGGGCATGAGGGAAGTACACTGCTAGTTGTACTGAATGGACTTCGCCTGTTAAAACGGGGAGATATGTTACCGGATGAAACTTAA